One window from the genome of Paracoccus marcusii encodes:
- a CDS encoding FGGY-family carbohydrate kinase, protein MLILGIDNGLTVTKAVIFDATGRVLATARRRVAQVMPQPRHVERDMEDLWCQTAAAMAEAIAACGRPARDIGAVAATAHGDGLYLLDRAGVPLGPGILSLDSRAGGVADGWVADGTAARALARTGQMPHASAPSAILAWLRDHDPARFAAIGHVLACKDWLTYRLTGRIGTDLTEASTAFTDVATQGFAPDIPGIFGLPGLPLPDIALPDQVVGHVTADAAALTGLAAGTPVVAGLHDVTASALGSGGYGQGCVAIVAGTYSINETVTDRPLSDPRWFCRNGIARGEWNAMSISPASAANYDWFLDSLCREGGDQPAHLRVIPEIEAALARPTSALFHPYLFGSPHGAQASAGFFGLRGWQDRGDMLRAVIEGIAFNHRHHVDALRDGFAPRAARLTGGISRAPVFAQLFADVLDMPVTVSATEEAAAWGAALCAGAGVGIFASPRHDPRDMGAISTTHHPDPARAADMARRYGVFTDIAAAMAPLWPRIEALQDIP, encoded by the coding sequence ATGCTGATCCTGGGCATCGACAACGGGCTGACCGTCACCAAGGCGGTGATCTTCGACGCCACCGGCCGGGTTCTGGCCACTGCGCGCCGCCGCGTGGCGCAGGTCATGCCGCAGCCGCGCCATGTCGAACGCGACATGGAGGACCTGTGGTGCCAGACAGCCGCCGCCATGGCCGAGGCCATCGCCGCCTGCGGTCGCCCAGCCCGCGACATCGGCGCCGTCGCCGCGACCGCGCATGGCGACGGGCTGTATCTGCTGGACCGGGCGGGCGTGCCCCTGGGACCGGGCATCCTGTCGCTGGACAGCCGCGCGGGCGGCGTCGCGGACGGCTGGGTCGCGGACGGGACCGCCGCGCGCGCGCTGGCGCGGACGGGGCAGATGCCCCATGCCTCGGCGCCGTCGGCGATCCTGGCGTGGCTGCGCGACCATGACCCCGCGCGGTTTGCCGCGATCGGGCATGTGCTGGCCTGCAAGGACTGGCTGACCTATCGCCTGACCGGCCGCATCGGCACCGACCTGACCGAGGCCAGCACCGCCTTCACCGATGTCGCAACCCAAGGCTTCGCCCCCGACATCCCCGGCATCTTCGGCCTGCCGGGCCTGCCCTTGCCTGACATCGCCCTGCCCGATCAGGTCGTGGGCCATGTCACGGCGGATGCGGCCGCCCTGACCGGCCTGGCCGCGGGCACGCCGGTTGTGGCCGGACTGCATGACGTGACCGCATCGGCCTTGGGCTCGGGCGGGTACGGGCAGGGCTGCGTCGCCATCGTCGCCGGCACCTATTCCATCAACGAGACCGTCACCGACCGACCCCTGTCCGATCCGCGCTGGTTCTGCCGCAACGGCATCGCGCGCGGCGAATGGAACGCCATGTCGATCTCTCCGGCGTCCGCCGCGAATTACGACTGGTTCCTGGACAGCCTGTGCCGCGAGGGGGGCGACCAGCCCGCCCATCTGCGCGTCATCCCGGAAATCGAGGCCGCCCTGGCCCGCCCCACCAGCGCGCTGTTCCACCCCTATCTGTTCGGATCGCCCCATGGGGCGCAGGCCAGCGCGGGCTTCTTCGGCCTGCGCGGCTGGCAGGATCGCGGCGACATGCTACGCGCCGTGATCGAGGGCATCGCCTTCAACCACCGCCACCATGTCGACGCCCTGCGCGACGGGTTCGCCCCCAGGGCGGCGCGGCTGACCGGCGGCATTTCCCGCGCGCCGGTCTTTGCGCAGCTCTTCGCGGATGTGCTGGACATGCCCGTGACCGTCAGCGCGACCGAGGAGGCCGCGGCCTGGGGCGCGGCGCTCTGCGCGGGCGCGGGGGTCGGGATCTTCGCCTCGCCGCGCCACGATCCGCGCGACATGGGCGCGATCAGCACCACCCATCACCCCGACCCCGCCCGTGCCGCCGACATGGCACGCCGCTATGGGGTCTTCACCGACATCGCCGCCGCCATGGCCCCGCTGTGGCCGCGGATCGAGGCCCTGCAGGACATCCCATGA
- the tpiA gene encoding triose-phosphate isomerase → MAPRKLAAGNWKMNGDLAALDQLDDMAAAAEGATCDVLICPPALLIHPMMARIGASDLLVGGQDCHHADKGAHTGDIAALQLRDAGATHVILGHSERRADHGETDAMVRAKAQAAHAAGLTAIICVGETEAERDADRTLDVIATQLAGSVPDGANARNTVLAYEPVWAIGTGRTPTLDQIAQVHALMRDHLSARLSDGADVALLYGGSVKPANAAEIFAIAHVNGALVGGASLKAADFVPIIMALDAA, encoded by the coding sequence ATGGCACCGCGCAAACTTGCCGCTGGAAACTGGAAGATGAACGGCGATCTGGCCGCGCTGGATCAGCTGGACGACATGGCCGCCGCCGCCGAAGGCGCGACCTGCGATGTCCTGATCTGCCCGCCAGCCCTGCTGATCCACCCGATGATGGCCCGCATCGGCGCCAGCGACCTGCTGGTCGGCGGGCAGGACTGCCACCATGCCGACAAGGGCGCCCATACCGGTGACATCGCCGCCCTGCAGCTGCGCGACGCGGGCGCGACGCACGTCATCCTGGGCCATTCCGAACGCCGTGCCGATCACGGCGAGACCGACGCCATGGTGCGCGCCAAGGCGCAGGCCGCCCATGCCGCAGGCCTGACCGCCATTATCTGCGTCGGCGAGACCGAGGCCGAACGCGACGCCGACCGCACCCTGGACGTAATCGCCACGCAGCTGGCCGGGTCCGTCCCGGACGGCGCCAATGCCCGCAACACCGTCCTGGCCTATGAGCCGGTCTGGGCGATCGGCACCGGACGCACGCCGACGCTGGATCAGATCGCCCAGGTGCACGCGCTGATGCGCGACCACCTGTCCGCGCGCCTGTCCGACGGAGCCGATGTCGCGCTGCTCTACGGTGGCAGCGTCAAGCCCGCGAATGCGGCCGAGATCTTTGCCATCGCGCATGTGAACGGCGCGCTGGTGGGGGGCGCCAGCCTGAAGGCCGCCGACTTTGTCCCGATCATCATGGCCCTGGACGCCGCCTGA
- a CDS encoding helix-turn-helix domain-containing protein, with protein MNLKSMRLSRGLSQKELADMAGVQQATISKVEAGYDGVTLRVLRSLASALDVEVYDLLADDRATAERELVKAFRGLSADRQKGWLELAAALVQPGPQP; from the coding sequence ATGAACCTGAAGAGCATGCGTCTCAGCCGCGGACTGAGCCAAAAAGAGCTGGCTGACATGGCCGGCGTCCAGCAAGCCACGATCTCAAAGGTCGAGGCGGGTTACGACGGCGTGACCTTGCGGGTACTGCGGTCGTTAGCCTCTGCGCTGGATGTCGAGGTGTATGACCTTCTAGCTGATGACCGCGCTACTGCTGAGCGTGAGCTTGTTAAGGCTTTCCGCGGTCTTTCTGCTGATCGGCAGAAAGGTTGGTTGGAGCTTGCAGCCGCGCTTGTTCAGCCTGGCCCTCAGCCATAG
- a CDS encoding glycerol-3-phosphate dehydrogenase/oxidase: protein MTQDIDVLILGAGINGAGLFRDLCEQGVNAVIVDKADYGGGTSAAPSRLIHGGIKYLETGELRLVAQSTLERNLLLKNAPHLVKPLPTVIPIFSWLRGIGPALRTLMGSTTAPRSRGAVLMKAGLAMYDFYGRRHRVMPRHQLWSRARALREIPPLTPRIKAAGQYYDAAVTLPERLVWELVANGLRANPAARALNHTALTGTDGDVIHLTGPQGALSLRPRIVVNAAGPWIDRVNTALGVPTRMIGGTKGSHILLDHPELLAALKGRMIYFEADDGRICLVFPYLDRALVGSTDTRADDPDDVACDDAEVAYFLDALRGLLPGLHFDDSQIVYAYSGIRPLPASDAANPGLISRDHSAPEIAPDANRRWPIIALVGGKWTTFRGFAEEVADDLLTRLNASRRIATDRLPIGGGRDYPADAGAWSDDAARRTLAAPARARHLLARYGTTAAAILAAEGAAPIMLADSDHSEQELGWIIRNEQVGTLADLVMRRTALAVTGHLSARDLARIADLCAAALDWDAARRDRELRETQAMLLTRHRLRMDQAASA, encoded by the coding sequence ATGACCCAAGACATCGACGTGCTGATCCTGGGCGCGGGCATCAACGGTGCGGGCCTGTTTCGCGATCTGTGCGAACAGGGCGTCAACGCGGTGATCGTGGACAAGGCCGATTACGGCGGCGGCACCTCGGCCGCGCCCTCGCGCCTGATCCACGGCGGCATCAAGTACCTTGAGACCGGAGAGCTGCGCCTGGTCGCCCAGTCCACGCTGGAGCGGAACCTGCTGCTCAAGAACGCGCCGCATCTGGTCAAGCCGCTGCCGACGGTCATCCCGATCTTCTCCTGGCTGCGCGGCATCGGGCCGGCACTGCGCACGCTGATGGGGTCGACCACCGCGCCCCGCAGCCGCGGCGCGGTGCTGATGAAGGCGGGGCTGGCCATGTACGACTTCTATGGCCGCCGCCACCGGGTCATGCCGCGCCATCAGCTGTGGTCGCGCGCCCGCGCTTTGCGCGAGATCCCGCCCCTGACCCCGCGCATCAAGGCCGCGGGGCAGTATTACGACGCCGCCGTCACCCTGCCCGAACGGCTGGTCTGGGAGCTGGTGGCGAACGGTCTGCGCGCCAATCCCGCCGCCCGCGCGCTGAACCACACTGCGCTGACCGGCACCGACGGCGACGTGATCCACCTGACGGGCCCGCAGGGCGCGCTGTCCCTGCGCCCGCGCATCGTGGTGAACGCCGCCGGCCCCTGGATCGACCGCGTGAACACGGCCCTTGGCGTGCCCACGCGGATGATCGGCGGCACCAAGGGCTCGCACATCCTACTGGACCACCCCGAGCTGCTGGCCGCGCTGAAGGGCCGCATGATCTATTTCGAGGCCGATGACGGACGCATCTGCCTGGTCTTCCCCTATCTGGACCGCGCGCTGGTCGGATCGACCGACACCCGCGCAGACGACCCCGACGACGTGGCCTGCGACGATGCCGAGGTCGCCTATTTCCTCGACGCGCTGCGCGGCCTGCTGCCGGGGCTCCATTTCGACGACAGCCAGATCGTCTATGCCTATTCCGGCATCCGCCCCCTGCCCGCCTCGGACGCGGCCAATCCCGGCCTGATCAGCCGCGACCATTCCGCGCCGGAGATCGCCCCCGACGCCAACCGCCGCTGGCCGATCATCGCGCTGGTGGGCGGCAAATGGACCACGTTCCGCGGCTTCGCCGAGGAGGTCGCCGACGATCTTCTGACGCGCCTGAACGCGTCCCGCCGCATCGCCACCGACAGGCTGCCCATCGGCGGTGGCCGCGATTACCCGGCCGATGCGGGCGCGTGGAGCGACGATGCGGCCCGGCGCACCCTGGCCGCGCCCGCCCGCGCGCGCCATCTTCTGGCGCGCTACGGCACGACGGCGGCGGCGATCCTCGCGGCCGAAGGCGCGGCGCCCATCATGCTGGCCGACAGCGATCACAGCGAACAGGAGCTGGGCTGGATCATCCGCAACGAACAGGTCGGCACCCTGGCCGATCTGGTCATGCGCCGCACCGCGCTGGCCGTCACCGGCCATCTGTCGGCCCGCGATCTGGCGCGCATCGCCGATCTCTGCGCGGCGGCGCTGGACTGGGACGCCGCGCGGCGCGACCGCGAACTCAGGGAAACACAGGCGATGCTGCTGACGCGGCACCGCCTGCGGATGGATCAGGCCGCGTCGGCCTGA
- a CDS encoding helix-turn-helix transcriptional regulator, with the protein MSTLLTYLAEAGIRQDDFAASVGVTQATISKLVRGVARPSLDLAFAIARVTGGRVPVQSWDSSGADHSDPCRTSPSSNQENSHDLSQPDASSDAA; encoded by the coding sequence ATGAGCACACTTCTCACATATCTCGCTGAGGCCGGAATTCGGCAAGATGACTTCGCGGCATCCGTAGGGGTGACGCAAGCTACGATCAGCAAGCTTGTGCGAGGGGTAGCTCGCCCAAGTCTGGATCTAGCGTTCGCCATTGCACGTGTCACTGGCGGCCGTGTTCCAGTTCAATCTTGGGACTCTTCCGGCGCGGACCATTCCGATCCGTGTCGAACCTCCCCCTCCTCCAACCAAGAGAACTCTCATGACCTGTCCCAACCCGATGCTTCGTCGGACGCAGCCTGA
- a CDS encoding site-specific integrase, producing the protein MRRGIRGLKGIKVVTKADGRQYKYRRVGAQLVPLPDLPENHPEFLAAYVAAGAVQPKPRHQEGTISALCVAYLASHEYRRMADSTRGVWRRTLDRISADRGTGLVKDLRPDHLRKDIRALTPGAAQNRIKAWRSILKFAVEEGMISSDPSAGVKAQRGEVKPHRQWTTDELQTFRDHWAVDTPERIAFEVIYWTGARCVDAVGLGWQKVDDDGWLSFVQAKTGGPATCPITALPEWAAPLSAEHASFLASVPRDRMIWIMTQGGKPRSVKGLSQWMSAAASTAGLPDDCTAHGLRKARAAALAEAGATASQIGAWTGHASLSEISHYTRQADQKGVLGAKRERQSGNNIAQFPK; encoded by the coding sequence ATGCGACGCGGTATTCGGGGACTGAAGGGGATCAAGGTCGTCACGAAAGCTGACGGTCGCCAGTACAAGTACCGCCGCGTGGGCGCGCAGCTCGTGCCGCTGCCTGACCTCCCAGAGAACCACCCCGAGTTCCTCGCGGCATATGTCGCGGCCGGCGCGGTGCAGCCCAAGCCCCGGCATCAGGAAGGCACCATATCGGCCCTCTGTGTGGCATACCTCGCCTCTCATGAGTATCGGCGGATGGCAGACAGCACGCGTGGCGTGTGGCGCCGGACGCTCGACCGCATCAGCGCCGATCGAGGCACGGGCCTGGTCAAGGATCTTCGGCCGGATCACCTGCGCAAAGACATCCGTGCACTGACGCCTGGTGCAGCTCAAAACCGGATCAAGGCGTGGCGATCAATCCTGAAATTCGCGGTTGAGGAGGGGATGATCTCCTCCGACCCGTCTGCCGGCGTCAAGGCGCAGCGCGGCGAGGTCAAACCGCATCGCCAGTGGACAACAGACGAGCTCCAGACCTTCCGCGACCACTGGGCAGTGGACACGCCGGAGCGGATAGCCTTCGAGGTCATCTACTGGACGGGCGCCCGCTGCGTCGACGCTGTCGGTCTCGGCTGGCAGAAGGTGGACGATGATGGGTGGCTTTCGTTCGTCCAGGCGAAGACCGGCGGGCCCGCGACATGCCCGATCACGGCACTGCCCGAATGGGCTGCACCGTTGAGCGCCGAGCACGCGTCGTTCCTGGCATCGGTCCCGCGAGATCGGATGATCTGGATCATGACCCAAGGCGGCAAGCCGCGAAGCGTGAAGGGCCTGTCGCAGTGGATGAGTGCTGCCGCATCGACGGCTGGCCTGCCCGACGACTGCACCGCGCATGGCCTCCGGAAGGCGCGCGCGGCGGCGCTAGCCGAGGCCGGGGCGACCGCCTCTCAGATTGGCGCATGGACCGGGCATGCGAGCCTGTCGGAGATCTCTCACTACACCCGCCAGGCGGATCAGAAGGGCGTCCTTGGGGCGAAGCGAGAACGGCAAAGTGGAAACAACATTGCCCAGTTTCCAAAATAG
- a CDS encoding DNA-binding protein → MGRQAITFAPRLLPTPEAAAYLGVSETMLRGLSIPRKLLGGKRLYDRLVLDEFASSLPTEGDEKGNSCDAVFGD, encoded by the coding sequence ATGGGACGCCAAGCAATTACTTTTGCACCGCGCCTGCTTCCAACCCCGGAGGCCGCAGCGTATCTGGGCGTCAGCGAGACCATGCTGCGCGGGCTTTCGATCCCTCGCAAGCTGCTGGGCGGCAAGCGCCTGTACGATCGTCTAGTGCTTGACGAATTCGCGTCCAGCCTGCCCACTGAGGGCGACGAGAAAGGAAATTCATGCGACGCGGTATTCGGGGACTGA
- a CDS encoding SUF system Fe-S cluster assembly protein, whose amino-acid sequence MTEPLMEGAPLIAPSSTDHPLYEPIVEACKTVYDPEIPVNIHDLGLIYTIDINDASEVRVIMTLTAPGCPVAGEMPGWVADAVEAVPGVKQVDVEMTFQPQWGMDMMSDEARLELGFM is encoded by the coding sequence ATGACCGAACCCCTGATGGAAGGCGCGCCCCTGATCGCGCCGTCTTCGACCGACCATCCCCTCTACGAGCCCATCGTCGAGGCGTGCAAGACCGTCTATGACCCCGAGATCCCGGTCAACATCCACGACCTGGGCCTGATCTACACGATCGACATCAACGACGCCTCGGAGGTGCGGGTGATCATGACCCTGACCGCCCCCGGCTGCCCCGTCGCCGGAGAGATGCCGGGATGGGTCGCCGACGCCGTCGAGGCCGTGCCCGGCGTCAAGCAGGTCGATGTCGAGATGACCTTCCAGCCGCAATGGGGCATGGACATGATGTCCGACGAGGCGCGCCTGGAACTGGGCTTCATGTGA
- a CDS encoding 6,7-dimethyl-8-ribityllumazine synthase, with product MTKSPRIAFIKARWHADVVDRAHEGFLTQAASLMPGAQIEAWDVPGAFEMPQLAKKLALTGKYDAVVAAALVVDGGIYRHDFVAGAVVSGLMQAGMDTGVPVFSVSLTPHNYQETELLTGFYREHFVKKGAEAAHAVVQMLAVEGRLARLDQADAA from the coding sequence ATGACCAAATCCCCCCGTATCGCCTTCATCAAGGCGCGCTGGCACGCCGATGTCGTGGACCGCGCGCACGAAGGTTTCCTGACCCAGGCCGCCAGCCTGATGCCCGGTGCGCAGATCGAGGCTTGGGACGTGCCAGGCGCGTTCGAGATGCCGCAGCTGGCCAAGAAGCTGGCTTTGACCGGCAAGTATGACGCCGTGGTGGCCGCGGCCCTGGTGGTCGATGGCGGCATCTATCGCCATGATTTCGTCGCGGGCGCGGTGGTAAGCGGCCTGATGCAGGCGGGCATGGACACGGGCGTGCCGGTGTTCTCGGTGTCGCTGACTCCGCACAACTATCAGGAGACCGAGCTGCTGACCGGCTTCTATCGCGAGCATTTCGTCAAGAAGGGCGCCGAGGCCGCCCATGCGGTCGTGCAGATGCTGGCCGTGGAGGGGCGTCTGGCCCGTCTGGATCAGGCCGACGCGGCCTGA
- a CDS encoding D-ribose ABC transporter substrate-binding protein: MMKMTRRMLMAAVATVPLMAGSAWAEGLITVIVNDPANPYWFTEGEVAKATAEELGYTANVAAHRGDTNTESTLIDTAITNQSVAIILDPANADGSVGAVQKAVDAGIPVFLVNAEINQEGLAKAQLVSNNAQGAALGAQAWVEAMGEEGGQFVELFGNPSDNNAQTRSNGYETVLSQYPEFEKVGQEVANWDRTQGYQRMQSLLQANPDITGVISGNDEMALGAIAALKEAGKLDAVTVGGFDGSPDAVEAVKAGEMAYTVLQPVAVFAEEAVRQADTFIKTGETGVETEKQLFDCLLITPENVDSYSAAFVLDQ; this comes from the coding sequence ATGATGAAGATGACGCGCCGGATGCTGATGGCCGCCGTGGCCACCGTGCCGCTGATGGCCGGATCGGCCTGGGCCGAGGGGCTGATCACCGTGATCGTGAACGATCCGGCCAACCCCTACTGGTTCACCGAGGGCGAGGTCGCCAAGGCCACCGCCGAGGAGCTGGGCTATACCGCCAACGTGGCCGCCCATCGCGGCGACACCAACACCGAAAGCACGCTGATCGACACCGCGATCACCAACCAGTCGGTCGCGATCATCCTGGACCCGGCCAATGCCGACGGTTCGGTCGGTGCGGTGCAGAAGGCCGTCGATGCGGGCATCCCGGTCTTTCTGGTCAACGCCGAGATCAACCAGGAGGGCCTGGCCAAGGCGCAGCTGGTGTCGAACAACGCGCAGGGCGCGGCCTTGGGCGCGCAGGCCTGGGTCGAGGCCATGGGCGAGGAAGGCGGTCAGTTCGTCGAGCTGTTCGGCAACCCCTCGGACAACAACGCCCAGACCCGTTCGAACGGCTACGAGACGGTTCTGAGCCAGTATCCCGAGTTCGAGAAGGTCGGCCAGGAAGTCGCCAACTGGGACCGCACCCAAGGCTATCAGCGCATGCAGTCGCTGCTGCAGGCGAACCCCGACATCACCGGCGTCATCTCGGGCAATGACGAGATGGCGCTCGGCGCCATCGCCGCGCTGAAGGAGGCCGGCAAGCTGGACGCCGTGACCGTGGGCGGCTTTGACGGCAGCCCCGACGCCGTCGAGGCGGTGAAGGCCGGAGAGATGGCCTATACCGTCCTGCAGCCCGTCGCCGTCTTCGCCGAGGAGGCCGTCCGCCAGGCCGACACCTTCATCAAGACCGGAGAGACCGGCGTCGAGACCGAAAAGCAGCTGTTCGACTGCCTGCTGATCACGCCGGAGAACGTGGACAGCTACAGCGCCGCCTTCGTTCTGGACCAGTGA
- a CDS encoding HesB/IscA family protein has product MFAMPGTPPVTITPAAAAQIARLMAGKNAYGLRIGLKKGGCAGMEYTMELAQTPTANEEVVELDGARVIIAPMAQMFLFGTQIDYETGLLEQGFRFRNPNVTDSCGCGESVNFAPIEGSRAQS; this is encoded by the coding sequence ATGTTCGCCATGCCCGGCACCCCTCCCGTGACCATCACCCCCGCCGCCGCCGCCCAGATCGCGCGGCTGATGGCGGGCAAGAACGCCTATGGTCTGCGCATCGGGCTGAAGAAAGGCGGCTGCGCGGGCATGGAATACACGATGGAGCTGGCCCAGACCCCCACCGCGAACGAAGAGGTGGTCGAACTTGACGGCGCGCGCGTCATCATCGCGCCCATGGCGCAGATGTTCCTGTTCGGCACCCAGATCGACTATGAGACCGGCCTGCTGGAGCAGGGCTTCCGGTTCCGCAACCCCAACGTCACCGACAGCTGCGGCTGCGGAGAGTCGGTGAACTTTGCCCCGATCGAGGGCAGCCGCGCGCAGAGCTGA
- the tgt gene encoding tRNA guanosine(34) transglycosylase Tgt — protein MTTRFNFTLQATDGAARTGVIDTPRGQIRTPAFMPVGTAATVKAMLPDSVAATGADILLGNTYHLMLRPGAERVARMGGLHRFMNWSKPILTDSGGFQVMSLAGLRKLTEEGVTFSSHVDGSKHFLSPETSMEIQKLLGSDIVMCFDECPALPATEEAVAASMRLSMRWAQRSRDAFGDRPGHALFGIMQGGVTRELREESAEALQAIGFDGYAVGGLAVGEGQEAMFGVLDYAPGFLPLDKPRYLMGVGKPDDIVGAVQRGIDMMDCVLPSRSGRTGQAWTPRGQVNIKNARHQDDPRPLDEDCTCPCCTGYSRAYLHHVFRAKEMISGMLLTWHNLHYYQQLMAGLRDAIAAGRLDAFVAEFHARRAEGDIEPV, from the coding sequence ATGACCACGCGTTTCAACTTTACCCTCCAGGCGACCGACGGTGCGGCGCGCACGGGCGTCATCGACACGCCGCGCGGCCAGATCCGCACCCCGGCCTTCATGCCGGTGGGGACGGCCGCGACGGTCAAGGCGATGCTGCCCGACAGCGTGGCGGCCACGGGCGCGGACATCCTGCTGGGCAACACCTATCACCTGATGCTGCGCCCCGGCGCCGAGCGCGTGGCACGCATGGGCGGTCTGCACAGGTTCATGAACTGGTCCAAGCCCATCCTGACCGACAGCGGAGGGTTCCAGGTGATGTCGCTGGCGGGCCTGCGCAAGCTGACCGAGGAGGGGGTGACCTTCTCCAGCCACGTCGACGGGTCCAAGCATTTCCTGTCGCCCGAAACCAGCATGGAGATCCAGAAGCTGCTGGGCAGCGACATCGTGATGTGTTTCGACGAATGCCCCGCGCTGCCCGCGACCGAGGAGGCCGTGGCGGCCTCCATGCGCCTGTCGATGCGGTGGGCGCAGCGGTCGCGCGACGCGTTCGGCGACCGTCCGGGGCATGCGCTGTTCGGCATCATGCAGGGCGGCGTTACCCGCGAACTGCGCGAGGAGAGCGCCGAGGCGCTGCAGGCCATCGGCTTTGACGGATACGCGGTCGGCGGCCTGGCCGTGGGCGAGGGGCAGGAGGCGATGTTCGGCGTGCTGGACTATGCCCCCGGTTTCCTGCCGCTGGACAAGCCGCGCTATCTGATGGGCGTGGGCAAGCCCGACGACATCGTGGGCGCGGTGCAGCGCGGCATCGACATGATGGATTGCGTGCTGCCCTCGCGGTCGGGGCGGACGGGTCAGGCCTGGACCCCGCGCGGTCAGGTCAACATCAAGAACGCCCGCCACCAGGACGACCCGCGTCCCTTGGACGAGGATTGCACCTGCCCCTGCTGCACGGGCTATTCCCGCGCCTATTTGCACCATGTCTTCCGTGCCAAGGAAATGATCAGCGGCATGCTGCTGACCTGGCACAACCTGCATTACTATCAGCAGCTTATGGCGGGGCTGCGCGACGCGATCGCGGCGGGACGGCTGGACGCCTTCGTGGCCGAATTCCACGCGCGCCGCGCGGAAGGCGATATCGAACCGGTGTGA
- a CDS encoding DeoR/GlpR family DNA-binding transcription regulator, which yields MDMIPSDSRQARLQARRQLIAQAVMAEGSLRIEDLTDRFGISLMTAHRDLDELAAKGLLRKSRGIVSAAPTSLIEASDLYRDTRQGPQKSAIAQLAAQQVEPGQAVFLDDSTTVLRMVPHLAARVPLTVITNSLTLMSAIKEIGDMTLLGLGGQFHHWCNAFMGPQTTAQIRRLRADVAILSMAAVTDDQVFHQSPEMAETKRAMLDAASRRILLADHTKFTRRALHSMGGIEDFDLIITDDRTAPDQITALRRSGVEVQIAVTGD from the coding sequence ATGGACATGATCCCCTCGGACAGCCGACAGGCCCGCCTGCAGGCGCGTCGCCAGCTGATCGCGCAGGCCGTCATGGCCGAGGGCAGCCTGCGGATCGAGGATCTGACCGACCGCTTCGGCATCAGCCTGATGACCGCGCACCGCGACCTGGACGAACTGGCCGCCAAGGGCCTGCTGCGCAAGTCGCGCGGCATCGTGTCCGCCGCCCCCACCAGCCTGATCGAGGCCAGCGACCTGTATCGCGACACCCGCCAGGGTCCGCAGAAATCCGCCATCGCGCAGCTGGCGGCCCAGCAGGTCGAACCGGGCCAGGCGGTGTTTCTGGACGACAGCACCACCGTGCTGCGCATGGTGCCGCATCTGGCCGCACGGGTACCGCTGACGGTCATCACCAATTCGCTGACGCTGATGAGCGCAATCAAGGAGATCGGCGACATGACGCTGCTGGGTCTGGGCGGCCAGTTCCACCATTGGTGCAACGCCTTCATGGGACCGCAGACCACCGCCCAGATCCGCCGCCTGCGCGCGGACGTGGCGATCCTGTCGATGGCCGCCGTCACCGACGACCAGGTCTTTCACCAGTCCCCCGAGATGGCCGAGACGAAGCGCGCCATGCTGGACGCCGCCAGCCGCCGCATCCTGCTGGCCGATCACACCAAGTTCACCCGCCGCGCCCTGCACTCGATGGGCGGCATCGAGGATTTCGACCTGATCATCACCGACGACCGCACTGCCCCCGACCAGATCACCGCCCTGCGCCGCAGCGGCGTCGAGGTGCAGATCGCCGTGACGGGGGACTGA
- a CDS encoding MT-A70 family methyltransferase has protein sequence MTTVLHQFNDLRPFGGFDLIMADPPWRYEMRSEKGETRSPQAKYVCMTIDEIAALPVAALAAPNCLLWLWGLNTMLPQALRVIEAWGFEYKTSGHWVKTTVNGKLNMGMGYILRGAGEPFLIGTRGAPKTTSSTRSVIMGQIREHSRKPEEAFAEAEKLMPDARRIEVFSRQRRAGWSNWGHESEKFEEAS, from the coding sequence ATGACCACCGTCCTGCATCAGTTCAACGACCTGCGGCCCTTCGGCGGCTTTGACCTGATCATGGCCGACCCGCCTTGGCGCTATGAAATGCGGTCCGAGAAAGGCGAGACGCGGTCGCCCCAGGCCAAGTACGTCTGCATGACGATCGACGAGATCGCGGCGCTGCCTGTCGCAGCGCTGGCCGCCCCGAACTGCCTGCTGTGGCTCTGGGGGCTGAACACGATGCTGCCTCAGGCCTTGAGGGTGATCGAGGCGTGGGGGTTCGAATATAAGACGTCGGGCCATTGGGTGAAGACGACCGTGAACGGTAAGCTAAACATGGGCATGGGCTACATTCTGCGCGGTGCCGGAGAGCCCTTCCTGATTGGGACGCGCGGCGCGCCGAAGACGACCAGCTCGACCAGGTCCGTCATCATGGGCCAGATCCGCGAGCATAGCCGAAAGCCGGAGGAGGCCTTCGCCGAGGCCGAGAAGCTAATGCCCGACGCGCGGCGGATCGAGGTGTTCAGCCGGCAGAGGCGGGCAGGGTGGTCGAACTGGGGACACGAGTCCGAGAAATTCGAGGAGGCCAGCTGA